The following proteins are co-located in the Verrucomicrobiia bacterium genome:
- a CDS encoding TlpA disulfide reductase family protein, with amino-acid sequence MNAKSNAPLSRLMISLVVGFVVLLLVILLLGRAFGATNDAHSATPEIRTAVPAPLFSLKIGRGQTIKLTDFKGKALIVCFFATGDGPSQKQVPILSNLLKDYGETNLAVLGLVFEQPGAPPMKTYAEQQGLGFPLYPPDYDIIQAFGGLTSIPTLFVIDKNQNIIQKYVGVTEANTLEADLRAIFKQ; translated from the coding sequence ATGAATGCCAAATCAAATGCGCCGTTGAGTCGCCTCATGATCTCCCTGGTTGTGGGCTTCGTCGTCCTGTTGCTGGTGATCCTGCTGCTGGGCCGCGCGTTCGGGGCGACGAACGACGCCCATTCGGCAACACCCGAGATTCGCACGGCAGTGCCTGCTCCTCTGTTCTCGTTGAAAATTGGGCGGGGGCAAACCATCAAGCTCACCGACTTCAAAGGCAAGGCGTTGATCGTATGCTTTTTCGCCACCGGGGACGGCCCCAGCCAGAAGCAAGTGCCGATCTTGAGCAACCTGCTCAAGGATTACGGCGAGACAAACCTGGCAGTACTTGGCCTCGTCTTTGAACAGCCCGGCGCCCCGCCGATGAAGACCTACGCCGAACAACAGGGACTGGGCTTCCCGTTATATCCGCCCGACTATGACATCATTCAAGCCTTCGGCGGCCTGACCTCCATTCCCACCCTGTTCGTCATCGACAAGAACCAAAACATCATCCAGAAATATGTCGGCGTCACCGAAGCCAATACCCTCGAAGCTGATCTGAGAGCCATTTTCAAGCAATGA
- a CDS encoding cytochrome c biogenesis protein CcdA, translating to MSRFRPFWIALALALLAPLAGEGQAGAPQGEAKIATVLSVDKLAADAPFRVAVVIDVAEHWHINANPANAEGLIPTTLTLPSAASIVIDRIVYPKGATTRVSWSDEPVALYTGNAIIFAEGHVSADAKPGPVKLEGSLRYQACNDQVCIAPKTIPIAIETEVTPASQRPQPIHPDIFGAATGSAPLARLVTAGANEDVSPIAKLVRERGWFVTILVVFLGGLALNLTPCVYPMIAITVSYFGGQGGERNARRAFISSLIYCLGIVLTYSTLGLIAALTGSLFGSALQSPFVLVGIALLLVALALSMFGLFELQPPQALMQKATGLSSKAGYIGVFFLGAVIGVIAAPCLAPFVVALLAFVGQTGNPWLGWWLFFALALGLGLPYVVLGTFSGLLTRLPKSGMWMVWVKRVFGVALFVVAAWITSPLWQNAAMSETGGIVWEPYSIANLQQAAAAHRPVMIDFTADWCGPCRKMQRTTFHDPRVIGQTNQVAMVRADLTRESSPEVEKIRKDFGIWGVPTILFLGPDGREHTELRQVEYIDANQLLGLLEKAKGIAPTNTPVARAPDVPPQLLNPF from the coding sequence ATGAGTCGTTTCCGCCCATTCTGGATCGCGCTCGCGCTGGCTCTACTGGCACCGCTGGCCGGCGAAGGGCAAGCGGGCGCACCGCAAGGCGAGGCCAAAATCGCTACGGTCTTGTCGGTCGACAAACTTGCAGCGGATGCGCCTTTCCGTGTCGCGGTCGTCATCGATGTCGCCGAACACTGGCATATCAATGCCAATCCCGCCAATGCCGAAGGGCTCATTCCGACCACGCTCACGTTGCCGTCGGCTGCCTCGATTGTTATCGACCGCATCGTGTATCCGAAAGGTGCAACGACGAGGGTGTCATGGTCGGATGAACCGGTCGCGCTTTACACGGGCAACGCGATTATCTTTGCCGAGGGACATGTCAGTGCGGATGCCAAGCCCGGGCCTGTGAAGCTCGAGGGCTCACTACGCTATCAGGCGTGCAACGATCAGGTCTGCATTGCGCCGAAGACCATTCCCATTGCTATTGAAACTGAAGTTACCCCTGCGTCGCAGAGGCCGCAGCCCATTCATCCCGATATTTTCGGCGCGGCGACCGGGTCAGCGCCGTTGGCGCGCCTCGTTACCGCCGGGGCAAATGAGGATGTCAGTCCGATTGCCAAACTGGTGCGCGAGCGTGGTTGGTTCGTCACAATCCTCGTTGTTTTCCTGGGTGGGCTCGCGCTCAACCTCACACCCTGCGTCTATCCGATGATCGCAATTACGGTGAGTTATTTTGGCGGACAGGGCGGCGAGCGGAATGCCCGGCGCGCGTTCATATCGTCACTGATTTATTGCCTCGGCATCGTGCTGACTTATTCAACGCTTGGACTGATCGCGGCGCTCACGGGCTCGCTCTTCGGTTCCGCGCTCCAAAGTCCCTTCGTGCTTGTCGGCATCGCGTTGTTGCTGGTCGCGCTCGCGCTGAGCATGTTCGGGCTGTTTGAGCTGCAACCTCCGCAAGCTCTCATGCAGAAGGCCACTGGTTTGTCGTCGAAGGCGGGTTATATTGGTGTGTTTTTTCTGGGTGCCGTGATCGGCGTGATCGCCGCACCATGCCTGGCGCCATTCGTTGTTGCGCTCTTGGCGTTCGTCGGCCAAACCGGCAACCCGTGGCTCGGCTGGTGGCTGTTTTTTGCGCTCGCGCTGGGATTGGGTCTTCCGTACGTCGTGCTGGGGACATTCTCTGGGTTGCTGACGCGTCTACCGAAGTCGGGCATGTGGATGGTTTGGGTCAAACGGGTATTCGGCGTGGCGCTGTTCGTGGTGGCGGCGTGGATTACCAGCCCGCTCTGGCAAAACGCCGCGATGTCGGAGACAGGCGGGATCGTGTGGGAGCCTTACTCCATTGCCAACCTCCAGCAGGCCGCGGCCGCGCATCGCCCGGTGATGATCGATTTCACGGCCGACTGGTGCGGCCCGTGCCGGAAGATGCAGCGGACCACGTTCCACGATCCGCGCGTAATCGGCCAGACGAACCAGGTCGCCATGGTACGGGCCGACCTCACGCGCGAAAGCTCGCCCGAGGTTGAAAAAATCCGCAAGGATTTCGGCATTTGGGGCGTGCCGACGATTCTCTTCCTGGGCCCTGACGGTCGGGAGCATACCGAGTTGCGGCAGGTCGAATATATCGATGCGAACCAGCTTCTCGGCTTGCTGGAAAAGGCGAAGGGAATCGCCCCCACGAATACCCCCGTTGCCCGCGCACCCGACGTTCCGCCGCAATTGCTGAATCCGTTTTAG
- the holA gene encoding DNA polymerase III subunit delta: MAATKTKSIYLIGGADEFSIKETAAKLAEKLAPKKAGEFGLEIIEGSFSNQDEALKILSRVREALNTVGLFGGGDKLVWLKSTELLADNPTTRTEAVKDALAELGDLLKGGLGDGVVLLISAIGCDRRKSLYKTLEKIGEVQFFEALEEGKGDADEEIEAFIRSKLKADAKTMNPEAVQAFRDLVAPNLREIANELEKLITYVGKRNEVLPEDVRAICSASRQAVIWELTDALGARRIAQAIAALENLLDSGDQPIGILMMLVAQFRLMLLARDLMQRKLITARDGQGGNFEFVKAFEHLPEPVTAHFPRTKEGALPNAWRLYRCALAAKNFTTTELIRAMDLLLEANRQLVTTQLDDRLVLEEAIAKIARK, encoded by the coding sequence GTGGCGGCCACAAAAACCAAATCCATCTACCTCATCGGCGGTGCGGACGAGTTTTCCATCAAGGAAACGGCGGCCAAGCTCGCGGAGAAGCTGGCACCGAAGAAGGCGGGGGAGTTTGGGTTGGAGATCATCGAAGGCTCGTTCTCGAATCAGGACGAAGCGCTCAAGATTCTCTCGCGAGTCCGCGAAGCGTTGAACACCGTCGGCTTGTTCGGCGGTGGCGACAAGCTCGTGTGGCTGAAGAGCACCGAACTGCTGGCCGACAACCCGACTACGCGCACGGAAGCCGTCAAAGACGCGCTGGCGGAACTTGGCGATCTACTGAAAGGTGGTCTCGGCGATGGCGTGGTGCTGCTCATCAGCGCCATCGGTTGCGACCGGCGCAAGTCTCTTTACAAAACGCTCGAGAAAATCGGCGAGGTGCAATTCTTCGAGGCGCTCGAAGAAGGGAAAGGCGATGCCGACGAGGAAATCGAGGCGTTCATTCGTTCAAAGCTGAAGGCCGACGCCAAGACGATGAACCCGGAAGCCGTTCAGGCGTTTCGCGACCTGGTCGCGCCGAATCTGCGTGAGATCGCCAACGAACTGGAGAAGCTGATCACCTATGTTGGCAAGCGCAATGAGGTTTTGCCAGAAGATGTTCGCGCAATTTGCTCCGCCTCACGCCAAGCGGTGATTTGGGAACTGACCGACGCGCTCGGCGCGCGCCGCATCGCGCAGGCCATCGCCGCGCTGGAGAACCTCCTCGACTCCGGCGATCAACCGATCGGGATTTTGATGATGTTGGTCGCGCAGTTCCGCCTGATGCTGCTCGCGCGGGACTTGATGCAACGCAAGCTCATCACCGCTCGCGACGGTCAAGGCGGCAACTTCGAGTTCGTGAAAGCGTTCGAGCACCTGCCCGAGCCCGTGACCGCCCATTTTCCGCGAACGAAGGAAGGCGCATTGCCGAATGCCTGGCGTCTCTACCGTTGCGCGCTGGCCGCGAAGAATTTCACTACAACGGAATTGATTCGCGCGATGGATTTGCTGTTGGAGGCAAATCGCCAACTCGTGACGACGCAATTGGATGATCGGCTCGTCCTCGAGGAAGCGATCGCCAAGATCGCCCGGAAGTAG
- a CDS encoding cupin domain-containing protein: MKAIEGYQLIKPEDLQWRPSNIMRIPNADFLERTGSQILGARLWRLPPKSANTLHKHVRAEEFYFVVEGVGRIRVGEETLTVPQYGGVLVGPRLLRQVFNDTESEVLWLIVGAPEAELEPNQQRDMSLFYPVDPSQLPPELKGVDWPPKT; the protein is encoded by the coding sequence ATGAAAGCAATCGAAGGCTACCAGTTGATAAAGCCCGAGGACCTCCAGTGGCGACCGTCGAACATCATGCGGATTCCGAACGCGGACTTCCTTGAACGCACTGGCAGCCAGATTCTCGGGGCAAGGCTCTGGCGGCTCCCTCCCAAGAGCGCCAATACCCTTCACAAGCATGTGCGCGCGGAGGAGTTCTATTTTGTCGTGGAAGGAGTCGGCCGCATCCGCGTCGGGGAAGAGACGCTGACGGTGCCTCAATACGGCGGCGTGCTGGTGGGGCCGCGATTGTTGCGCCAGGTGTTCAACGATACGGAGTCGGAAGTTCTTTGGCTGATCGTGGGAGCTCCAGAAGCCGAACTCGAACCCAACCAACAGCGAGATATGAGCCTGTTTTACCCGGTCGATCCGTCGCAATTACCACCTGAATTAAAGGGGGTCGACTGGCCACCGAAAACTTGA
- a CDS encoding rhamnogalacturonan acetylesterase — translation MLPIIMTTHAQDSTNAPAATLHPALFLVGDSIMRTGNGTGENGQWGWGSEIIPLFDPAKIHVYNEAHGGRSSRSYIEEGLWDKILDRLQPGDFILLQFGHNDSSNSQNYPDRTTIIGNGDEFIHFGVGASNKVVHAYGWYLRRYVKDAKAKDATIIICSPVPRNVFIKGKIKRGFDGYAQWAADAAKASGALFIDLNTIAANRYDALGEEKTAALFSDYQHTKKAGARLNAESVVEGLKQLKDCPLANDLAVAPVH, via the coding sequence ATGCTTCCAATCATTATGACCACCCACGCCCAGGATTCCACAAATGCCCCTGCAGCCACGCTCCATCCGGCGCTGTTCCTCGTCGGCGATTCCATCATGCGGACCGGCAACGGCACGGGCGAAAATGGTCAATGGGGTTGGGGCTCGGAGATCATCCCGCTTTTCGACCCCGCGAAAATCCATGTCTACAACGAAGCGCACGGCGGCCGCAGCAGCCGCTCCTACATCGAGGAAGGCCTGTGGGACAAGATCCTCGACCGCCTGCAACCCGGCGATTTCATCCTGTTGCAATTCGGCCACAACGATTCGTCCAATTCACAAAATTACCCTGACCGCACCACCATCATTGGCAACGGCGACGAATTCATTCACTTCGGGGTCGGCGCTTCCAATAAAGTCGTCCACGCCTACGGCTGGTATCTGCGCCGCTATGTGAAAGACGCCAAGGCCAAAGACGCGACCATCATCATCTGTTCACCTGTTCCCCGCAATGTGTTCATCAAGGGCAAAATCAAACGCGGCTTCGACGGTTACGCCCAGTGGGCCGCCGATGCTGCCAAGGCCAGCGGCGCTCTCTTCATCGACCTCAACACCATCGCCGCCAATCGCTATGACGCTCTCGGCGAGGAGAAGACCGCAGCTTTGTTCTCAGATTACCAGCACACCAAAAAAGCCGGTGCCCGCCTAAATGCCGAGTCCGTAGTCGAAGGCCTCAAGCAATTGAAAGACTGCCCACTCGCCAACGACCTCGCGGTCGCCCCGGTTCACTGA
- a CDS encoding isoprenylcysteine carboxylmethyltransferase family protein, with product MFFRALFAFLALPCVVAGLIPVLIARGDTNRHGGSAIGFGVLALGVVLLLWCVRDFYVSGKGTLAPWDPPKRLVVVGLYRVVRNPMYVAVLTVVLGWTLVFGSLWLAFYMVTLAMAFHLRVLFYEEPRLRQQFAAEWIAYSTAVPRWLPRLGPGNNGSRT from the coding sequence ATGTTTTTCCGAGCACTATTTGCTTTCCTCGCCTTGCCGTGTGTCGTTGCCGGACTCATTCCGGTTCTGATTGCCCGGGGCGATACTAACCGGCATGGCGGTTCGGCAATCGGCTTCGGAGTTCTCGCGCTCGGCGTCGTGCTCCTGCTTTGGTGCGTGCGGGACTTTTATGTCTCGGGGAAGGGGACGCTTGCGCCGTGGGATCCGCCAAAACGTTTGGTGGTGGTTGGACTCTATCGCGTCGTCCGCAACCCCATGTACGTCGCGGTGCTGACCGTCGTGCTGGGTTGGACCCTTGTTTTTGGTTCCCTGTGGCTGGCCTTCTACATGGTGACGCTGGCCATGGCCTTTCACCTTCGCGTCCTGTTTTACGAAGAACCCCGGTTGCGTCAGCAATTTGCCGCGGAATGGATCGCCTATTCCACAGCCGTCCCCAGATGGCTGCCCCGCTTGGGACCGGGGAATAACGGATCCCGCACCTGA
- a CDS encoding thrombospondin type 3 repeat-containing protein, whose protein sequence is MRNYSAVLAASLVAIASIYGVLNANAQSICSDVSATAVNGVSLGNVVAGQTYSYQASGVVGYNLDGCQSDPDGNIVAGACSPATGDDSFTCPGLKAFSLVGKVNGQCLQLGSSGTFVAPSSGSLVLYFNDSIYGDNSGSFSACVTPTQVQQPCASVSGAASGGVSFGNVVMGQSYNYQASGVIGYNLDGCQSDPDGNIVAGACSPAIGDDSFTCPGLKAFSLVAKLNGQCLQLGSSGTFVAPSSGSLILYFNDSIYSDNSGSWNVCLAAPSDDSDLDGVPDDQDECPNTPPGAIVNSHGCSIDQLVPCSGPASGGTWKNHGQYVSAFVEVSTQFFVDGLITPDQFHAMVPKAAHSACGKKRNNRQALHN, encoded by the coding sequence GTGAGAAACTATTCAGCGGTACTGGCGGCATCACTCGTGGCAATCGCTTCAATCTATGGCGTGCTAAACGCCAACGCCCAAAGTATTTGTTCCGACGTGTCCGCCACCGCTGTCAACGGCGTATCTCTTGGCAACGTCGTTGCGGGCCAAACGTACAGCTATCAGGCGTCGGGAGTCGTCGGGTATAATCTCGACGGTTGCCAGTCCGATCCCGACGGCAATATCGTAGCCGGGGCTTGTAGTCCGGCCACTGGCGACGACAGCTTCACGTGCCCCGGTCTAAAGGCGTTTTCCCTCGTCGGCAAGGTCAACGGACAGTGCCTCCAGTTGGGAAGCAGCGGTACATTCGTCGCGCCGTCCTCAGGTTCGCTGGTCCTGTACTTTAACGACAGTATCTACGGCGACAATAGCGGTTCCTTCAGCGCGTGCGTCACTCCAACGCAAGTACAGCAGCCGTGTGCCAGCGTTTCAGGAGCGGCGAGCGGCGGCGTTTCGTTTGGCAACGTTGTGATGGGTCAGTCATACAACTATCAGGCGTCGGGGGTCATCGGGTATAATCTCGACGGTTGCCAGTCCGATCCCGACGGCAATATCGTAGCCGGGGCTTGTAGTCCGGCCATTGGCGACGACAGCTTCACGTGCCCCGGTCTAAAGGCATTTTCGCTCGTAGCGAAGCTCAATGGACAATGCCTCCAGTTGGGAAGCAGCGGCACATTCGTCGCGCCGTCCTCAGGTTCGCTGATCCTGTACTTCAACGATAGCATCTATAGCGACAATAGTGGCTCGTGGAATGTCTGCCTAGCAGCGCCGTCTGACGACAGCGATTTGGACGGTGTGCCGGACGACCAGGACGAGTGTCCGAACACTCCGCCGGGAGCAATCGTCAACAGCCACGGCTGCAGCATTGATCAACTTGTGCCTTGTTCAGGTCCGGCCTCCGGCGGGACGTGGAAGAATCACGGCCAGTACGTCTCCGCCTTCGTCGAAGTCTCCACGCAATTCTTTGTGGACGGACTCATCACTCCGGACCAGTTTCACGCCATGGTTCCCAAAGCCGCGCACTCCGCCTGCGGCAAAAAGCGAAACAACAGACAAGCTCTACATAACTGA
- a CDS encoding HIT domain-containing protein, with product MEHLWAPWRLRYILGEKETGCFFCRKSQESDDAKNHVVIRERNCFALLNTFPYNAGHLMVAPYKHTGELDDLSEQELSELMALTRRCKQLLARTIKPDGFNIGINLGRCAGAGVLDHVHMHIVPRWDGDTNYMPVLADTHVVPQALDELYALLVKNLQ from the coding sequence ATGGAACATCTCTGGGCGCCGTGGCGGTTGCGGTACATCCTCGGGGAAAAGGAGACGGGCTGTTTCTTTTGCCGGAAGTCGCAGGAGTCGGACGATGCGAAGAACCACGTCGTCATCCGCGAGCGCAATTGTTTCGCGCTGCTGAACACCTTTCCGTACAACGCGGGCCATTTGATGGTCGCACCTTACAAGCACACGGGCGAACTGGACGATCTTTCCGAACAGGAACTGTCGGAACTGATGGCGCTCACGCGGCGGTGCAAACAATTGTTGGCCAGGACCATCAAGCCCGACGGGTTCAACATCGGCATCAATCTTGGCCGGTGCGCCGGCGCGGGTGTGCTCGACCACGTCCACATGCACATCGTGCCTCGCTGGGACGGCGACACGAATTACATGCCGGTTTTGGCGGATACGCACGTCGTGCCGCAGGCGTTGGACGAGTTGTATGCGCTGCTCGTGAAGAACCTGCAGTAG
- a CDS encoding LON peptidase substrate-binding domain-containing protein, translating into MRLPKQIAVMPLPNAILFPRVLLPLYIFEPRYKQMLADCLKGERMFAVALLRKGWENEGRNPTPHPIASIGVIRTCMARPDGSANVILEGVARVRISDYVRQRPYRVALVDSLEAPEDVVEGKREPLLKAVTQLAKARARMGAELPKAVLSALRSVKNADYLSDLVSYTLLDDYYDKQAMLETLDTDERLKKLLALLQKKIQQFELWKTLQGKLPNKHVGHN; encoded by the coding sequence GTGAGGCTGCCGAAGCAAATCGCGGTGATGCCGTTGCCGAATGCGATCCTCTTCCCGCGCGTGTTGCTGCCGCTGTACATTTTCGAGCCGCGCTACAAGCAAATGCTGGCCGACTGCCTGAAAGGCGAGCGCATGTTTGCGGTGGCGTTGCTACGCAAGGGGTGGGAAAACGAAGGCCGCAATCCCACGCCCCATCCCATCGCCAGCATCGGGGTGATTCGCACATGCATGGCCCGGCCCGATGGTTCGGCCAACGTGATCCTGGAAGGCGTGGCGCGGGTGCGGATTTCCGACTACGTAAGACAGCGTCCGTATCGCGTGGCGCTGGTGGATTCGCTGGAAGCTCCCGAGGATGTGGTGGAGGGCAAGCGCGAACCGTTGTTGAAAGCGGTCACGCAACTGGCGAAAGCCCGGGCGCGCATGGGGGCGGAACTGCCGAAAGCGGTGCTCAGCGCGTTGCGTTCCGTCAAGAACGCGGACTATTTGTCAGACCTGGTAAGCTATACGTTGCTGGACGATTACTACGACAAGCAGGCGATGCTGGAAACGCTCGACACGGACGAGCGGCTCAAAAAGCTGCTGGCACTGCTGCAGAAAAAAATCCAGCAGTTCGAACTGTGGAAAACACTGCAGGGCAAACTCCCCAACAAACATGTCGGACATAATTGA